Proteins from one Chroococcidiopsis sp. CCMEE 29 genomic window:
- a CDS encoding TldD/PmbA family protein yields the protein MSDSTLEQILKLATQQAEAAEVYYLSSQDTPVEFENNRLKSLQTKALQGVALRVIAKGRLGFASSTDLTRLEELVEAAVQTAEIGAPAEFEFASGVQVKATESTYKPPTTQELVEVGDRLISQVHEYNPDILVDVGFHVRSGHVKIATNKDVYAERRSQIVSASISGNLVRGEDFLQAYSYDVARDRAPDYDKILHELLQKYRRAERQAKITSGSLPVLFLPRAAASAVGSLFDTVLSGQAVVQKASPLADKVGETLFDQRLTLFEDPTIGPSACTVDDEGTPTSRKVLIDRGTVMGFYWDRRWAARTGGESTGNGFRGGLSRPGPDLVNLCIAPGSTPVNQLIAGMEEGLIVEQVLGAGQSNQLAGEFSVNLDLGYKVEKGEIVGRVKNTMVAGSIFEAFQNLVDLADQPEWVGGGAYLPSMLFEKLGVAARQ from the coding sequence GTGAGTGATTCAACTCTGGAGCAAATTCTCAAGTTGGCGACTCAGCAGGCAGAGGCGGCTGAAGTCTACTACCTGTCGAGTCAAGATACACCAGTTGAGTTTGAAAATAATCGTTTAAAGTCCTTGCAAACAAAAGCTTTGCAAGGAGTGGCGTTGCGAGTCATCGCTAAAGGACGGCTGGGTTTTGCCAGTTCTACAGATTTAACCAGGCTAGAGGAATTGGTGGAGGCGGCTGTGCAAACAGCAGAAATTGGTGCTCCCGCTGAATTTGAGTTTGCCTCTGGGGTGCAGGTTAAAGCAACAGAAAGCACTTACAAGCCCCCTACTACACAAGAGTTAGTGGAAGTAGGCGATCGCTTGATTTCCCAAGTACATGAATATAACCCAGATATCTTGGTAGATGTAGGTTTCCATGTCCGCAGCGGTCACGTCAAAATTGCCACGAACAAAGATGTCTATGCGGAGCGCCGCAGCCAGATTGTCAGTGCCAGTATATCTGGCAATTTAGTGCGGGGGGAAGATTTTCTTCAGGCTTATAGCTACGATGTGGCACGTGATCGCGCTCCTGATTATGACAAAATTCTCCACGAACTGCTGCAAAAATACCGCCGAGCAGAACGTCAGGCAAAAATTACCAGTGGCTCTTTGCCAGTGCTATTCCTGCCTAGAGCCGCCGCTAGCGCCGTTGGTAGTCTGTTTGATACCGTCCTTTCCGGTCAAGCAGTTGTGCAAAAAGCTTCTCCCCTGGCAGATAAAGTAGGCGAGACTCTATTCGATCAACGTCTGACCTTATTTGAAGACCCGACTATCGGACCTTCAGCCTGCACGGTTGACGATGAAGGAACCCCTACCAGCCGTAAAGTATTGATCGATCGAGGCACAGTGATGGGATTCTATTGGGATCGGCGCTGGGCTGCCCGTACTGGAGGTGAATCTACAGGCAACGGTTTTCGCGGCGGACTGTCTCGTCCAGGACCAGATTTGGTTAACCTCTGCATCGCTCCTGGCAGTACACCAGTCAACCAATTAATTGCTGGGATGGAAGAAGGACTGATTGTAGAGCAAGTCTTAGGTGCTGGGCAGTCTAATCAGTTGGCAGGCGAATTTTCAGTCAATCTGGATTTGGGCTACAAGGTAGAAAAAGGTGAGATTGTGGGGCGGGTAAAGAATACGATGGTGGCAGGCAGCATTTTTGAGGCATTTCAAAATTTAGTGGATTTAGCCGATCAACCTGAATGGGTTGGTGGTGGTGCTTATCTGCCTAGTATGCTGTTTGAAAAGCTGGGTGTTGCAGCACGCCAATGA
- a CDS encoding YwqG family protein: protein MKAAIVDVIRKGGLRRVAEKLEDQQIHSIRLKTEVMPEAELELGVSKLGGLPDLPKGTEWPTWKDVPLSFIAQLRMSDVTAYDVENALPRSGILYFFYDAEEQPWGFRPDERGGWKVLYYSDLSLLARTPPPPILPEESRFKACALQFSSEVTVPDNKSLYIEELELTQEEQNLLRTLLLQSEVFQEEDEITHRLLGYPDQIQGEMQLECQLVSHGLYCGDHTGYQDPRAAELKAGAMDWRLLLQVDSEESAGMMWGSVGRLYYWIRHQDLKACNFDNVWLVLQCT from the coding sequence ATGAAAGCAGCAATTGTGGATGTGATTCGAAAAGGTGGTTTACGGCGCGTAGCTGAGAAACTCGAAGATCAACAAATCCACTCGATCCGACTCAAAACTGAAGTGATGCCAGAAGCAGAACTGGAATTAGGAGTTTCAAAGTTAGGTGGTCTCCCCGATCTACCTAAAGGAACAGAATGGCCAACATGGAAAGATGTACCTTTGTCATTCATTGCTCAACTCAGAATGTCGGATGTTACAGCATACGATGTTGAAAACGCTCTACCTCGGTCCGGAATTCTTTACTTCTTCTATGATGCAGAGGAACAGCCTTGGGGATTCCGCCCAGATGAGCGCGGAGGATGGAAGGTTCTTTACTATAGCGATCTGTCCCTTCTAGCCCGAACACCACCACCCCCTATACTTCCAGAAGAAAGTAGATTTAAAGCTTGTGCACTCCAGTTTTCTAGCGAGGTAACGGTGCCAGACAACAAATCTCTTTACATAGAAGAGTTGGAATTGACCCAAGAGGAACAAAACTTGTTAAGGACCTTGTTGCTTCAATCTGAAGTATTTCAGGAAGAAGATGAAATAACTCACAGACTATTGGGGTATCCGGATCAAATTCAAGGCGAAATGCAATTGGAATGTCAACTCGTTTCTCACGGTTTATATTGTGGTGATCATACAGGTTATCAAGATCCAAGAGCAGCGGAACTTAAAGCAGGAGCAATGGATTGGCGGTTATTATTACAAGTGGATTCTGAGGAAAGTGCTGGCATGATGTGGGGAAGTGTGGGACGGCTTTACTACTGGATACGACATCAAGACCTGAAAGCCTGTAATTTTGACAATGTGTGGCTAGTGCTTCAGTGTACTTAA
- a CDS encoding IS630 family transposase (programmed frameshift) — MKAYSLDFRQKIIHVYENEKISQRQLAQRFCVALSFIQKLLKQYRETGEIAAKPFAGGVKLKLNSEQLVILSELIEANNDATLKELVHLFQEKTAVNLSRATMGRMTQKLKMTVKKKTLHAAEKESERVLKLRGEFWETIREIRVEDLIFIDEAGVNLAMVRLYARALKGKRAYGTRPQKRGKSVSMVSAITCRQVLTFFNVLGAIDGITFEAFIVRKLVPSLWKGACVVLDNCSIHKSKEVEKAIQNAGGKVLYLPPYSPDFSPIENCWSKLKGILRMIGARTYQALDVAITQAYQQISEPDLYHWFTHCCYCTSSI, encoded by the exons ATGAAAGCATACTCTCTTGACTTTCGCCAAAAAATCATCCATGTATATGAGAACGAAAAGATTTCTCAACGTCAACTAGCTCAACGTTTCTGTGTGGCATTGAGTTTTATTCAAAAGCTACTCAAACAGTATCGGGAAACAGGAGAAATTGCAGCGAAGCCATTTGCGGGAGGAGTCAAACTCAAACTTAACTCAGAACAACTGGTGATTCTGAGTGAATTAATTGAAGCAAATAACGATGCCACCCTCAAAGAACTAGTTCATCTGTTCCAAGAAAAAACGGCAGTGAATCTCAGTCGCGCCACGATGGGAAGAATGACTCAAAAACTCAAGATGACAGTAAA AAAAAAAACACTGCATGCGGCAGAAAAAGAAAGTGAGCGAGTACTCAAGCTCAGGGGAGAATTTTGGGAAACGATCCGAGAGATTCGAGTGGAAGACTTAATCTTCATTGATGAGGCTGGGGTCAATCTCGCGATGGTGAGACTATACGCCCGTGCCTTGAAGGGAAAAAGAGCCTACGGAACTCGCCCCCAAAAACGAGGCAAAAGTGTCTCAATGGTCAGTGCCATCACCTGCCGACAAGTATTAACTTTTTTCAATGTCTTAGGAGCAATAGATGGCATCACATTTGAAGCTTTTATTGTGCGGAAGTTGGTGCCTTCGTTATGGAAGGGAGCCTGTGTAGTATTAGATAATTGCAGCATTCATAAAAGCAAAGAAGTCGAAAAAGCTATTCAAAATGCCGGAGGAAAAGTCCTTTATTTGCCTCCCTATTCACCTGATTTTTCACCAATTGAAAATTGCTGGTCCAAGCTCAAAGGTATCTTACGGATGATTGGAGCAAGAACTTATCAAGCGTTAGATGTGGCAATAACACAAGCATACCAACAAATCTCCGAGCCAGACCTTTACCATTGGTTTACTCACTGCTGTTACTGTACTTCATCTATTTGA
- a CDS encoding tetratricopeptide repeat protein — MSSETLEIARTEFQAGKAAFERGQYRKSVQHLEKASALVPRNSRFGGEVQTWLVTAYEAAGQTTEAIALCQQLKRHPDPETSKQGRRLLYILQAPQLKRPAEWLTQIPDLGTVADNEAQIRLGSRTTTSNRSPQQQPLPEPVDLSQVNTRDNRFIWAALIAIGLTLAGLVWWSF, encoded by the coding sequence GTGAGTTCAGAAACCTTAGAAATTGCCAGAACCGAGTTTCAGGCTGGAAAAGCAGCCTTTGAGCGGGGACAGTACCGCAAATCAGTTCAGCATTTAGAAAAAGCCAGCGCTCTTGTCCCTCGTAACTCTCGCTTTGGGGGTGAGGTGCAGACTTGGTTGGTAACTGCCTATGAAGCAGCGGGCCAAACAACAGAAGCGATCGCGCTATGCCAACAGCTCAAACGCCATCCAGATCCGGAAACCAGTAAGCAAGGACGGCGGCTGCTGTACATTCTGCAAGCACCTCAGTTGAAGCGACCGGCTGAATGGTTGACTCAAATTCCCGATCTAGGGACAGTGGCTGATAATGAAGCCCAAATTCGTCTGGGCAGCAGAACGACAACTAGCAACCGTTCGCCCCAGCAGCAGCCTTTACCAGAACCAGTTGACCTCAGCCAAGTCAATACCAGAGATAATCGCTTTATTTGGGCAGCGCTTATTGCCATCGGGTTGACACTCGCTGGTTTGGTTTGGTGGAGTTTTTGA
- the argB gene encoding acetylglutamate kinase: MFNDSEYIRETEATRVRVLSEALPYIQQFAGRIVVVKYGGAAMKDSSLKDQVIRDIVFLSCVGLRPVVVHGGGPEINSWLDKLGIEPQFKHGLRVTDAATMDVVEMVLVGRVNKELVSLISRAGGSAVGLCGKDGNLIKARPEGREGIGFVGEVTSMDVRLLESLLNNGYIPVVSSVAADEMGQAYNVNADTVAGELAAALGAEKLILLTDTAGILKDYKDPSTLIYKLDIQEARQLITNGVVSGGMIPKVNCCVRSLAQGVKAAHIIDGRIPHALLLEIFTNTGIGSMIVASEFMS; encoded by the coding sequence ATGTTCAACGATAGCGAATATATCAGGGAGACAGAAGCCACTCGTGTCCGAGTGCTAAGCGAAGCATTGCCCTACATTCAACAGTTTGCGGGTCGAATTGTTGTCGTCAAGTATGGTGGCGCGGCAATGAAAGATAGCTCGCTTAAAGATCAGGTAATACGCGATATTGTATTCTTGTCATGTGTGGGGTTGCGCCCAGTGGTGGTTCACGGTGGTGGACCGGAAATTAACAGCTGGCTAGATAAGTTGGGAATTGAGCCACAATTTAAGCATGGTCTGCGGGTGACAGATGCTGCCACGATGGATGTGGTGGAGATGGTTTTAGTTGGTCGGGTTAATAAAGAACTTGTCTCCTTGATTAGCCGCGCTGGTGGTTCTGCTGTCGGGCTTTGCGGTAAAGATGGTAATTTGATCAAAGCTCGCCCAGAAGGTCGAGAAGGAATCGGCTTTGTGGGAGAAGTAACTAGTATGGATGTGCGGCTTCTAGAGTCCCTGCTCAATAATGGATATATTCCTGTAGTATCTAGTGTGGCAGCGGACGAAATGGGTCAAGCTTATAACGTTAACGCTGATACTGTTGCTGGGGAACTAGCAGCTGCTTTAGGGGCGGAAAAGTTAATTTTGCTGACTGATACAGCGGGTATTTTGAAGGACTACAAAGACCCGTCTACGCTGATTTATAAGTTAGATATCCAGGAAGCTCGACAATTAATTACCAATGGTGTTGTGAGCGGTGGAATGATTCCCAAAGTGAATTGCTGTGTGCGATCGCTTGCCCAAGGCGTTAAAGCTGCTCACATTATCGACGGTCGGATTCCGCATGCTTTACTGCTGGAAATTTTTACCAATACAGGCATCGGCTCGATGATCGTAGCCTCAGAGTTTATGAGCTAA
- a CDS encoding shikimate kinase yields MMGAGKTTVGRLLAAQLGYGFVDTDVVIEQVTGKSITQLFADQGEAAFRQLESKVLAEVCAYTNLAIATGGGIVMRQENWSYLHHGLVVWLDVPVEQIYARLATDTTRPLLQDVDPLGKLRSLLEQRQPFYAQADLRITPTQQETPEQLATRVIEEIPKVLKEGAGGDGVMG; encoded by the coding sequence ATGATGGGCGCTGGGAAGACGACAGTAGGGCGCTTACTAGCAGCTCAACTGGGGTATGGATTTGTTGATACTGATGTAGTAATCGAGCAAGTTACTGGTAAATCAATTACTCAATTGTTTGCTGATCAAGGAGAAGCAGCATTTCGGCAGCTAGAAAGCAAGGTACTGGCAGAAGTTTGTGCTTATACGAATTTAGCGATCGCCACGGGTGGCGGCATTGTTATGCGCCAAGAAAATTGGAGTTACCTACACCACGGCTTGGTAGTATGGCTGGATGTCCCAGTTGAACAAATTTACGCTCGCCTAGCAACTGATACGACCAGACCTCTATTACAGGATGTTGACCCCTTAGGAAAGCTGCGATCGCTCCTAGAGCAGCGACAACCATTCTATGCCCAAGCAGATCTACGAATCACTCCTACTCAGCAAGAAACACCTGAACAATTAGCAACACGAGTGATTGAGGAAATTCCCAAAGTTCTTAAAGAAGGAGCAGGGGGAGATGGGGTGATGGGGTGA
- a CDS encoding IS1 family transposase, whose amino-acid sequence MTVWIAVECPKCDSSDVSKNGKSAQGKQRYLCKNPECPYRTFILDHSYAGRTRQVKQQIIEMSLNGSGVRDISRVLQVGAPTVIRELKKKKSQLKSVNQKVLENLKPEQVEVEIQKVGEDEEKEGENSESGVEESELDEMWSFVGSKKTPRWLWHGIDRKTGKVLAYVFGRRQDEVFCHLKKLLEPFGIQKYCTDGYGSYKRNLPQIKHEISKRNTQRIERKHLRLRTRIKRLQRKTICFSKTEEMHDIVIGLFINRYEFGMVI is encoded by the coding sequence ATGACCGTTTGGATTGCCGTTGAATGCCCTAAGTGTGACTCTAGTGACGTATCAAAAAATGGGAAATCTGCCCAAGGGAAACAGCGCTACCTGTGCAAAAATCCTGAATGTCCCTACCGCACGTTTATTCTCGACCATAGCTATGCTGGAAGAACTCGACAAGTCAAGCAACAAATTATTGAAATGAGTCTCAATGGTAGTGGAGTGCGAGATATATCGCGAGTGCTTCAAGTCGGTGCTCCCACCGTCATTCGAGAATTAAAGAAAAAGAAATCTCAACTCAAATCAGTTAATCAAAAAGTATTAGAAAATCTGAAACCAGAGCAAGTGGAAGTAGAAATTCAGAAAGTTGGAGAGGATGAGGAGAAAGAGGGAGAGAACTCCGAGTCAGGCGTTGAAGAATCAGAATTAGACGAGATGTGGAGCTTTGTGGGAAGTAAGAAAACTCCTCGTTGGCTATGGCATGGAATAGATCGCAAGACAGGAAAAGTTTTAGCTTATGTTTTTGGCAGAAGACAAGACGAAGTTTTTTGCCATTTAAAGAAATTGCTAGAACCGTTTGGAATCCAGAAATACTGCACGGATGGTTATGGCAGTTACAAGCGAAATTTACCACAAATTAAACATGAAATTAGTAAACGAAACACTCAAAGAATCGAGAGAAAGCATCTGAGGTTGAGGACAAGAATCAAGAGACTACAAAGAAAAACCATCTGCTTTTCCAAGACAGAAGAAATGCACGATATAGTAATTGGACTATTTATTAATCGATATGAATTTGGAATGGTAATCTAA
- the ilvD gene encoding dihydroxy-acid dehydratase, translating to MSDNFRSQVVTQGVQRSPNRAMLRAVGFGDQDFTKPIVGIANGYSTITPCNMGLNVLAQRAESGIRNAGAMPQMFGTITISDGISMGTEGMKYSLVSREVIADSIETACSGQSMDGVLAIGGCDKNMPGAMIAIARMNIPAIFVYGGTIKPGHHNGRDLTVVSAFEAVGQYSAGKIDEQELLEVERKACPGAGSCGGMYTANTMSSAFEAMGMSLPYSSTMAAEDAEKAESAEKSAFVLVEAIRNQLWSRKILNRKAFENAISVIMAVGGSTNAVLHLLAIAHAAGVELTLDDFEVIRARVPVLCDLKPSGRYVATDLHKVGGIPQVMKMLLVHGLLHGDALTIAGQTIAEVLADIPNEPRSDQDVIRPWNNPLYPQGHLAILRGNLATEGAVAKITGVKKPKITGPARVFESEEACLLAIMGSQIQAGDVIVIRYEGPKGGPGMREMLAPTSALIGAGLGTSVGLITDGRFSGGTYGMVVGHVAPEAAVGGAIALVKEGDTITIDADARLLQLHVSDEELGRRRANWQPPKPHYTTGVLAKYAKLVSSSSVGAVTDLGLG from the coding sequence ATGTCGGACAATTTTAGAAGCCAAGTTGTAACGCAAGGTGTACAGCGATCGCCTAACCGAGCTATGCTGCGGGCTGTTGGTTTTGGTGACCAGGATTTTACTAAACCCATTGTGGGGATTGCCAATGGTTACAGCACCATTACCCCCTGTAACATGGGGCTGAATGTACTAGCTCAAAGAGCGGAGTCTGGAATTCGCAACGCTGGTGCCATGCCCCAAATGTTCGGCACAATTACCATTAGCGACGGGATCTCGATGGGAACTGAGGGGATGAAATATTCCTTGGTGTCGCGGGAAGTAATTGCTGATTCGATTGAAACTGCCTGTAGTGGGCAGAGTATGGATGGCGTGTTGGCAATCGGGGGCTGCGATAAGAATATGCCAGGGGCAATGATTGCGATCGCGCGGATGAATATCCCTGCTATTTTCGTCTACGGCGGCACAATTAAACCGGGTCATCACAATGGGCGTGATTTAACTGTTGTTAGCGCTTTTGAAGCTGTAGGGCAATACAGCGCTGGGAAAATTGACGAGCAGGAACTGCTAGAGGTAGAACGCAAAGCTTGCCCTGGTGCTGGTTCCTGTGGCGGGATGTACACAGCTAACACCATGTCTTCTGCCTTTGAAGCGATGGGGATGAGCTTGCCTTATTCCTCTACAATGGCAGCGGAAGATGCAGAAAAAGCTGAAAGTGCGGAAAAATCGGCGTTTGTGCTGGTAGAGGCAATTCGCAATCAGTTGTGGTCCCGCAAGATCCTTAACCGCAAGGCTTTTGAAAATGCTATTTCTGTAATTATGGCGGTCGGTGGTTCAACAAATGCCGTGTTGCATCTGCTGGCGATCGCTCATGCAGCGGGTGTGGAATTAACCCTCGACGACTTTGAAGTGATCCGTGCCCGGGTCCCCGTTCTGTGTGACCTTAAACCCAGTGGTCGGTATGTGGCAACTGATTTACATAAAGTTGGCGGCATTCCCCAAGTGATGAAAATGCTCCTTGTGCATGGCTTACTACATGGAGATGCGCTCACGATCGCGGGTCAAACAATTGCCGAAGTGTTAGCAGATATTCCAAATGAACCACGCTCTGACCAAGATGTAATCCGTCCTTGGAATAACCCGCTGTATCCCCAAGGACATTTAGCTATCCTGAGAGGAAATTTGGCAACAGAAGGTGCAGTCGCTAAGATTACAGGTGTCAAAAAGCCAAAAATTACTGGTCCCGCACGGGTGTTTGAATCCGAGGAAGCTTGTCTGCTGGCAATTATGGGGAGTCAGATTCAAGCGGGTGATGTCATTGTCATCCGTTACGAAGGTCCCAAGGGTGGTCCGGGGATGCGTGAAATGCTCGCTCCCACCTCAGCACTTATCGGTGCAGGATTGGGAACTTCTGTGGGATTGATTACTGATGGGCGGTTTTCTGGTGGTACATATGGGATGGTAGTCGGTCATGTTGCCCCAGAGGCAGCTGTGGGAGGTGCGATCGCTCTTGTTAAAGAAGGGGATACGATCACGATTGATGCCGATGCTCGTTTATTGCAGCTGCACGTATCAGATGAAGAATTAGGGCGTCGTCGCGCCAACTGGCAACCACCTAAACCTCACTATACAACTGGTGTATTGGCGAAGTATGCCAAATTGGTATCCTCTAGCAGTGTTGGTGCAGTAACAGATTTAGGTTTAGGTTGA
- a CDS encoding transposase, whose amino-acid sequence MTGKKLRDTDKSEILTLYRHTGETTSTLAERYGVSNSTISRLLKATLPEQEYEVLIASKRAARTSVGEVTPPASSESVPDVVVAEPVVEVQPNPETTNSTSTPAANRRRATPAANRRRATPAANRRRATPAANRQIETLAKAEVQLELLDTPTSSVAHSQPEPIDTPTAVLDNSPIRLDEDADTEASKIAEMLGEELLDESEDITDLDEDEDLDDLDEDEDELDEDTDADLPLVVKRRLPVETLVQVLPLSEANLPKTCYLVIDRAAELITRPLRDFGDLGQIPSQEVQQKTLPVFDNHRVARRFSTKRDRVIKVPDSRMLQKASSQLQAKGITRLLVDGQVYSLSR is encoded by the coding sequence ATGACTGGAAAAAAACTGAGAGATACTGATAAAAGCGAAATTCTCACCTTATATCGCCACACTGGAGAAACGACTTCAACTCTGGCTGAACGATACGGTGTCAGTAATTCGACAATTAGCCGCCTTTTAAAGGCTACTTTGCCAGAACAAGAGTACGAAGTGCTGATCGCTTCAAAGCGTGCTGCACGAACTTCTGTAGGAGAAGTTACGCCACCTGCCTCGAGTGAATCAGTGCCAGATGTTGTGGTTGCTGAACCTGTGGTAGAGGTGCAACCTAACCCAGAAACCACCAATTCTACCTCCACTCCGGCTGCAAATCGGCGGCGAGCCACTCCGGCTGCAAATCGGCGGCGAGCCACTCCGGCTGCAAATCGACGGCGAGCCACTCCGGCTGCAAATCGGCAAATAGAAACGCTTGCCAAGGCAGAAGTGCAACTCGAATTATTAGACACTCCTACTAGCTCCGTAGCACATAGTCAACCTGAACCCATAGACACTCCTACTGCTGTACTAGACAACAGCCCCATTAGGCTGGATGAAGATGCGGATACAGAAGCCAGTAAAATAGCAGAAATGCTGGGAGAAGAGTTGCTAGACGAGTCGGAAGACATCACAGATTTAGACGAAGATGAAGATCTAGACGACTTAGACGAAGACGAAGACGAACTGGATGAAGACACGGACGCAGACCTGCCGCTGGTAGTCAAACGTCGCCTACCAGTGGAAACATTAGTTCAAGTCTTGCCGCTGTCTGAGGCAAATCTGCCTAAAACCTGCTATTTAGTAATAGACCGGGCAGCGGAATTAATCACACGACCGCTTAGGGACTTTGGCGACTTAGGGCAAATTCCTAGCCAAGAAGTCCAGCAGAAAACGCTGCCAGTGTTTGATAATCATCGAGTAGCTCGACGCTTTTCAACTAAGCGAGATCGAGTAATCAAAGTTCCAGATAGCAGAATGCTCCAAAAGGCTAGTTCCCAATTGCAAGCCAAGGGAATTACGCGGCTGTTGGTTGATGGTCAAGTTTATTCATTGTCAAGATAA
- the cutA gene encoding divalent-cation tolerance protein CutA, giving the protein MDRDSEPSGYGVVLVTAGSQQEAEAIAISLVKSQLAACVNIVPIHSIYMWQGELHQEQEWQLLIKTDLSQFQTLETKIRELHSYEVPEIIALPIVSGSEPYLQWISKQVKD; this is encoded by the coding sequence ATGGATAGAGATTCTGAACCTTCTGGTTATGGTGTGGTGTTGGTGACAGCTGGTTCACAGCAAGAAGCAGAGGCGATCGCTATCTCCCTAGTGAAATCTCAGCTAGCTGCTTGTGTCAATATAGTGCCTATCCATTCAATCTATATGTGGCAGGGAGAACTCCACCAAGAACAAGAGTGGCAGTTGTTGATTAAAACTGACTTGTCCCAATTTCAGACTTTAGAAACCAAGATTCGAGAACTGCACTCCTACGAAGTGCCAGAAATCATCGCGCTACCCATTGTTTCTGGTTCTGAACCTTATCTCCAGTGGATTTCAAAGCAAGTAAAGGACTAG
- a CDS encoding PhnD/SsuA/transferrin family substrate-binding protein: MNSRFSRRLFLLQLLLLTSCRGKSIQSQGDELIVGTVSYSEGQQTINRYDRFINYLGEKTGLLVRLEPTFNENKALERIRSRAWSLVFAPPGLAAIAISQAQYQPLFPLEGINNLRSIIVVLKDSPIQNLKQLGGKTVALGQPGSATGFYLPIYNLYGLTLAEILLAPTPKTVLEWVANGTADAGALSQAEFNLYKQQLSQTAFRVLYTDPHNVPLGVVLIGPNVERNRQESIRKIMSETSSVLAQEAGYVPTGSVPDYRYMIAVVERVRSIFPYELSPGDQQLKPARLFKSEPNLSAQ, encoded by the coding sequence ATGAATTCCAGATTCTCGCGGCGTTTATTTCTTTTACAGCTGCTCCTCCTAACAAGTTGTAGAGGCAAGTCAATCCAGAGTCAAGGCGATGAGTTGATCGTTGGCACAGTCAGTTACTCTGAAGGACAACAAACGATTAACCGGTACGATCGCTTTATTAACTACTTAGGTGAAAAAACTGGGTTACTGGTTCGGTTAGAACCGACGTTTAATGAAAACAAAGCCTTAGAGCGGATTCGGAGTCGAGCTTGGTCATTGGTTTTTGCTCCTCCTGGGTTAGCGGCGATCGCCATCTCCCAAGCACAATATCAACCTCTGTTTCCTCTAGAGGGTATCAATAATTTGCGCTCTATCATAGTTGTACTGAAAGACAGTCCGATCCAAAACTTGAAACAGTTAGGGGGGAAAACAGTAGCATTAGGTCAACCAGGTTCAGCAACTGGATTTTATCTACCCATTTACAACCTTTATGGCTTAACCCTAGCTGAGATACTGCTAGCACCCACACCTAAAACTGTGTTGGAATGGGTGGCAAATGGCACAGCTGATGCCGGAGCACTTTCACAAGCAGAATTTAATCTATACAAACAACAACTGAGCCAAACAGCCTTCCGGGTGCTTTACACTGACCCTCACAATGTGCCATTAGGGGTTGTTTTAATTGGACCTAATGTGGAACGGAATCGCCAAGAGTCTATTCGCAAAATCATGAGTGAGACTTCTTCTGTTTTGGCTCAAGAAGCAGGCTATGTTCCTACTGGATCGGTACCGGATTATCGCTACATGATTGCTGTAGTAGAAAGAGTTAGGTCGATCTTTCCCTATGAACTTAGTCCAGGCGATCAGCAATTAAAGCCTGCTCGATTATTTAAATCTGAGCCAAATCTTAGCGCTCAGTAA